DNA from Choristoneura fumiferana chromosome 6, NRCan_CFum_1, whole genome shotgun sequence:
ACACCTGTTCAACATTTATTGTTGGgtctttctttttgttttaccgAAAGATCAGTCGGTCAATtacatataattaattaaagataaattatGATTTCTCCATTAGATGTGAGATAGCGGGATCAACGACTAACAGAACtgtaaactgtttttttgtaaagttatATTTGTTGCTGTCGGACCTCACTTCTACAGGCTGTTTTCAAATTCTtccaaaatatttcagaaaGTTATTGGTTTACTTTGACTGAATTTCCCTGTATAGGTAATTTTCTaatacaaattcaaatatttttatttgcataaacgAGGatataaatttttgatttaaagtgtacctatacctagttATTCACGCCTTTGACTCAGTAcaatgcattttacgttattttaataaaccacaaaacgtattatgttttaaacgaatttatttggcttcatcactacgtaggtaggtaagtatattacttaatttgttacctacaaattagctgctgagaagtatttgcgcctcttctgggatgtgcgaaaagcACTGCAGgcgtaccatgatcttttcacaaacgatccaaacgcagagcagttcaatttaggcacctaaactgaatcgtcgaaattagtaccacgacgtttatttctcagagctgagtctcaatggtttacaggtgaatgaaagaccgatattgtctctggtccgaaactgaaacgctaagtcgcgaaagggatgccgctatatgcaaaccaaattttgtatactaaaacctcttattttgcaaaaccataactctatgtcatttcgtgttcttagcaaccgttgtgttgattacaaataaaatgtttacgctgtcactaatcgacGAGTCTcctttctcactgaaaaatcaatgaggagttaagaagcacaatgtcgtgagtacctacgaAGTCCGAGACAAAGTCCAAGAGCCCGCATCCAAGCACGACAACGTGCAGGCTCGCCGCCCCAGAGACccaggcgccggcgccgcgagCCCCCCATGTCGCAAGAGACGGCTCGCCGGGCCTTAACTGAAATAGCTCGGGAGAAAAATGAGACCTTGCGCGCAGGACTGCAAGAAATTAGGAAGGaatatgtaaggaagaacatatgtgattttcccactaacgtcgataacccaaaggctactagaaacacagggaagcttaaagttcatcttacagactggctaaatatacctcgttgagtttcttgccggatttttctcagcagaggtttttccgaaccggtggtagattttttttgacattcataagtgcttgttatagcctaaatttaataaagatattttgactttgactttgactttgaatttttgtaaattaattatttgtgaaataaaaatgaaaacaaaccaaACGTGTTCATTTTCTCCTTTACCTACACCTGTTATATAATATGGTTATTCATAAAGAAGATTTCCGCAATTACGTAGTTTTTGCCTAATAatgaataagtaagtaagtaagtaatcatttattgcatataaaGTAGGGTTTACAGGAGGGCTGATACATGGAAAGAACATACAAACATTcttgcaaaagaaaaaacaacagtgaaaaacaataacaatggtAGCAAGTTCATGAACGTACATTAACAGCTCTTCATACACAATACTTTTCACTGGCTCCTACACTAGGCGAGGCCTGTCCCGTAGGTAGGCAATTCCGAGAGAGTGAATACATAGTGACAACAtctcaaacgttccgctagaggcgccgttcgtgtttccatacaaattgagattctaacgcgaatgcgatcgagacgtattttgtaactgaaaacttacactaagggtactggctaGGGGCTTgactctaataataaataactcataCACTCTCGTGtatatgaaatgtttttggtgggattctcATTACTATTTATAGTCTGCGGGGTCTTAAACATAATAAGTGttaacaaaaaatcgttttaggtttaggtatttatttatatcatcgtGAGAAATGCAACACAAGGATTTTCTCCCTTCCCATAATCGGCGAACAAGGCGATTCCTTATGGCTGTACCGAGTCGCAGTTGTGGGTTGCTTCTTTCCGTCTCATCAATGACAACTGCGTCCTCGAGCAGCGGCTCGGTAACCGCCTGCTGCAGACGGCGATTATGGTATTGAGGCAAGGGTCCCAAATCTAAAATGGGCAGATTTGCTGTATTGCAAATATTGTGCAATATAGCACAAGCATTTATAATAGAGCCAGCAACTTCTGGGCTGTAATTCAACACTCGATGGCCACTAATGCACCGAAAACATACTAAAGTTGTTATTTGCACCGTAAAACACTgaattcgttttatttcattagttgaagttgaagcgatccaaaagaattgacagaatgagtaacttatactgaatcgctaaatttgacactgaagcgattcaattcccactcaagttaagcgtcatggtacgaaaaccgcttgaagtgagtgaatgaaaatgtctgtatcgctgtcgctgaacgtgcttgaactgaatcgcaaaagtaacgtcgtggtacgaaatagcgatgcagttcagtttagagcctaaactgaatcgcattaagagagcgtggtagggccCCTGATGTGGATAGACCTTTATTGTTGAatcgatcatgattaatatacctaggtaagcgactaagaagaagatttaagttaatgattctttcgaactgatctgatgctgaagccagaaggtaggcaacggaactctgttctaaaacaacgtaactaagtcgtgtttgggcttaatgaaatcgttgtgagatgtactttacctacaaatcactaaaaagtgaaaaataaagaaatttttttttggagtcgcttttacttttatgtttaaaaaaattgtactgtGCCTTTGATGCGACCTACTTATAGGTAGTACTTTGAACATCAGTCATTGTAAGTATGGAAATATCTGCTAACCATAACGAAAAACGTTTGCAGGAAAGTGTCAGTCTAACGAATCCaaccacctgctgaaatattttaaaacactgTATCTAATCAAGCGAGCAAAATTCCACCGTTTCGACTTGGGCAAAAATGCTTCCATGTGTCTGTCCGGCGGACGTCCGGCTGTTCTCGTCTACAGACAACTCGCgtcgtgaaattttgtgagcagGACCGATAACTACAtattatacataggtacaaatCGCATATTTTTTGTTAGTCTTAATGTAACGTTtgctatatttttttccctACTGAAActgtataggtacttaatataatatttcataaatttttcaATGGCCACTTGTAGCACGGGAAGGATATataaggtttgttttataacaattcttaactttttttactgacttaGAAGATTACACGTTACAGGAGTAAGTTAcagatttttacaagctttttctttaacttgatctgtttatttattaatttgtttgggtcaatctggaagctaaatttgacccacttccaccggtccgattgactttaaatctggcatacctacctatttaaatttggtgacaatacaatagtacctaataacctaatagtacctaatatctggtagtgacatcttggtagtcctgccaggatcgtctccgcaggagggaactcctcaatggttaatagtaccgacttgaaatttgctacggatatgcagtttaaatgacaatgcaagtacagtcaacaaaaattacagtcagcaaaaaaaaacttattaacatTTAAGAAATGCTCGATTTTAGTGGGATATtcattatactcgtaatttatGTTTCATTCTGTTTACCTACTGTCTAGATACTTGTGGTTAGTCCAAAGTACAAAAATAGGATCAACAcaaacataattttcattttattaaatacctacgtgTCACTATCGGTCACAATACTCCTGGCatagcaaaactttttttttcgcgaaaaagtataagtaagtaagtacttcgGCAAAAGTTTCACGAACAGCGACAAAGCCGGCATGAAGTTAGTTAGAgcagcggttcttaacctttttggcTGACCCTAAAATACCGCAAAAAATTacgtcaaaataaattaaaaaatagcaacaaatattttttgcaagGTTTTTATCAGAAAATCCCTGCGACCCATCCCTATGCCACCCGAAACCGAGACCAAATTGGGGTCGCGATCCGAGGTTAACAAACGCTGGTTTAGATTAAAGATCACCGAAAAAATGCAACACTCGTCAAGCGACACGCGCCTCGCGACGCCAGCGCGCTCAGCATGGGCGGCGGGCGCTCCGGACGGCGGCCGCGCGCCAACTGCCGCGCCGTGCCGTGCCGTCGCCGGGCCGgttgccgccgccgccgtcgccgcTGCCGTCGTACCGTACGCCGCTTACACGGCTATACCAACCGGCGCCATGCGAGCTACACGGCTGTCGTGGCCGTGGCtctaattatattttcatcatcatcatcgtcaatCATCATCCATCAGTCAGAAGACAtccactactgaacaaaggcctcccccttagaacgccacaatgaacgacaactcgccacttgcacccaccggttacccgcaattctgCCGAAGTCGTCAGCaccctggtgggaggcctgccacaTTATGTACTTACATACAACGGTAAAACCTCAGGACCAAACCCCCTGGACTGgcaaagtggggtgttttttttagcTCCAAACCCGCTGTGTCGCTGTCGTTAAATAGCTCTTAGAAAAATGGTAGTGGTcttcaatagtagattattgtcgtggcctggaagtaggcaattgctggctgagtagtGAGTATGAGTCGGACGAGTCTGatacggacgagcttgcgagtccgtttaactaatacgaagccagcaattgctattccagccgagactaatataaagcttttctcaaaaatggtgaataattctgaaatagaataaaccttttctcaagatatattataaaatttaattttattccaatatttttcttatgctttcccgccttttgtcattaaaaataaactgcaggtgtatttttccaccgaaaacaccacaagctgtttcagatccaatagaaaaagtccggagttccaacaaaatatctgataccggccattagacttggctgtatacgacttgtgccaacatttccatggcctttttaactttaaaaaaaaaatgtgactgattgcaggcgcgctaattcattattgtcgagctagcgcgcctgcaatctttttaactttttaatttttcgctgaccataaactatgcatttcaccttctgatatgtaaagaataatgtcaacttttacggtcatttttgagaaaatattatttttcgacAAAATTAAGAGTGACGTAAATAATCGCTCGGAGAGTTCAAACTCAAACATATGGGACGCATACCCTTCTATAAAACAAGAGCGCGGAGCTGGCACTGCCAAgggcgtagtcagcggtatcgacaatatttgaaaaaaatagtagtttttattttacaaaccgtgaagccgtggtggccttgtggtttgacctatcgcccctcaaacagagggtcgtgggttcaaaccccggctcgcacctctgagttttccaaattcatgtgcggaattacatttgaaatttaccacgagctttgcggtgaaggaaaacatcgtgaggaaacctgtacaaacctgcgaagcaattcaatggtgcgtgtgaagttcccaacccgcactggcccgcgtgggaactatagcccaagccctcttgttctgagaggaggcctgtgcccagcagtgggacgtatataggctgggatgatgatgatgatgatgattttacaaaaatacaattttactcgcaaatgtgatgaaaaacattatatgtcacacgggcggtactagaattgcGAACATGGACTccgtcttcgacttcgggcttctagtagactctcgttcgtaattcctatttaccgcccttaagacacaatgtactataaaagacctatccaactacaccccacactatagggttggatgagaaaaaaaaatcacctccactttacgtctatgggataaccctaaaaaatttttttttttattgtaccattttgtcggaagGTTCTTCTgcgtaattgtaatttttaattttagttataatatcaattgcatgagataattttttgaaaaatgtattaaacAGTGTGTAAtcgccatacgataaataaataaatagtcggCATAATTaacatatccgtgcaaaattacagctttctagcattgatagtccctgagcaaagccgcggacgtacagacagacagacaacatggcgaaactataagggttcagtttttgccattttggctccggaatcctaaaaaaaccTATTGTGACGATTGAgcaactacggaaccctaatttaatttattttttaattaatcttgTGTGTAGGTACCGTTCTTTGcttattatactatttaatgttATTGTAAAGGTATTGTTATCCTGTTGAACGCCTTGGCCAATGCTGTAAGTCCCCAGgatcattttaataaataaatgctattcCTAAAACGGCAAAGAAAGCCATAAAAAAATGCTATTCCccggttttattaaatttagataataaatctctaattattcatacattttgaacgcacatgtgcgtcggtggcacctgtggtcagtcaagtcaagtctgGTGGCAATGAATGcgttaatgctggtgactgtactatagtATTGTGTAAAGATTCtaaaattaaacatccaaatttatgcagacgaagtcgcgggcaaaagctagtaattaataagtTTAGTAGTCAATTGTAAACTAATTGCGCCAAGTGCAATGGCGTAGATAGCGGCGCCGCTTTCGAGTTTATCACTAAACCGCAAGTCaagataggtataggtagtgccaatAGAGTTGAAGTACTATTACTTTATTCTGTGGTTGAAGTGAATCGGCCGGGGCCGAGTGACACACATACACAtgggttttatattttatttcttacacTTAATCACACATCACTTGACCTCCTTCACCTGCAGACCTGCAACAAGGAAACACGACTTGAGCATTGGATATTTATATAGTGTCGGCTGCCGGCTTTAAGGGGAGGCGACCTTACGATTGTCGAGTGTGTTTACAATAATGTTTTATCTATCTAAATGTGTATAGCTGGGTACTGAGTGAGTGAGAAAGCCACTTTTACCCATAACAACCCAACTGTGTCTGATATAGCCACCCGCGTCATATGGCAAGGGTGGATTGATATGTTgaagggaaaatgggtttaatgctcgagttttgcactctgcttttcactttgattgtgAGGAAATTACTAGGTACCtgatattttttcacacctctctttcagaaaagtaacttttcctccctgtttGTTACAACCAAGTGTCATAATACCCTGTTACATATTGACTCGATCTCAATTTGTCTTAGTTCCAAATTGTCAAAAATTgcaaatagatatattttcaatacaataaaatgtcaTAATAACGTTTATACATTACTTCCCCTAAATGTATAGTTGGTAAAAAGAACAAATCCTTCAAATACCGAATTATCATTAAGACTGAAGGTGAAAATGGTTTAATTTCATAATTACCAAAACTCGAAAAAAACCTTTGATTGTATGGCTCAAAGATCAAAATGACTATCTCATAATGCCTAAAATTTTGACTGGGTGGATACGTTGAATGTGAGCAGTTTTTTCTTCCACTTTCTGAGAAATGCAATGGAAACTGTCAGAATTGGAATTGTGGCATTCTGACGAAAGGAATTTTTTGCAATTGTTAGATTTATCTTTCTATTAGCACTTCATGTTCAAGTGGCCAGTAATAAGATAACTAGCATACAGTCTTATAAATATCATTTGATTatatattatgatttatgacaaAAGTAGTAAGGAGACGAAAttggataaaaataattaattagctCATTCATTGCtatttataaaaacacaaaacagtGATTTCGATATTTAGACCTTTTTCTATAGGTACTGAACTACTGAGTTTTGGGTATTTTCAGAATTTGATGTTTTCATCTTGAGACATTTTTGTATCAAGTTAGTTTGAGTTTTAGACATTTTGGGAAAtagttgaaatgaaaattagTCAAAACATGATAAAGTCAATTTGAATTATAGTTATATCAAGAATACGGTATTTTAAGAAGTAGGTGTAAGTCATTTCAAGCTTTAGACATTTTGAAACTAATCTGTTTTGACATTGCGACATACTAGAAACTTGGTATTATGCTATTTAGTTGTAGCGAACCGGTAGCAATAATCTGCCAGTAACatctggtggtccagccaggatcgtctctgcaggacggaactcctgaactgttcataccaaatttcaagttgattcCACTAACTGTATTTGCAAATTTTAGTTGTGTGCTGGTTAATGACCTTTTCTGCCAGAACAGTTCCCAAACgcatttgatattttaaaagtattttgtaattttgtggACACAGTAACTTTACTGGTAAAATAATCCTTCTTCCATTAATCACCATTTGATTTTACTATGGCATTTCATGACAGTTTGGGCTACCAAACTGAGATTGTTTGAGACTAGTCAAACAAGTCCAGTGCATTGGCTCACCTGGGGGCAGGCTCTGCTTGAGTTTCTCGGCCTTCTCCTTGTCAGTTATGACCAGGGTGTACAGGAAGCGCGTGCATCGCACTTTGAACTTCACATTCTCGGGATTCTTCTTTATCTTCACCACTGAAAAATACAatgcaaaacatttttaaaagtcaaaCCACTACAAAGTTTGCTCGGAGCTAGTAACAGGCTTCACCTGCACATAGGAGTCATCCAGGGTTGTTTCCTCTCGAGAAATTTATacaaattataagaaattcacaaggCAACTTGCTATCATTTTGAAAAAAGTCTGTCCCCAACATCCTTTAAATATATACTTTAGTGACTGGGCATGTGGAGTCAACCAAGAAATACCTTtaccaatttaaagttgaacgtCAGCAATTGTATAGTTTAAAACCTCAAAAGCTATTGTCACTTAAAACATTAAGTAGCTGTGACAATCAGCAATATCATTTTAATTCTGATTCCTACGAACTGTTACCTGATACTCATAACAAGTAAAAGTATAGTCTCAATTTTTTATgagcttttaattaatttcactaaGTACAGATAGGTTCATAAGTACATAACATTCAGAATGATATATCAAAAATCTCCTTCAAatcaatgtaggtacataataagttTACTAAAATTATCTAATAACCTCAatcaaaatattacaaaaaatactatttgctcccattttaaaatatgtatgtgaCAATTTTTAAGTAATGGTTTTTAAGGTCTTCATGTTCACTCAACATTACTTTAGAAGACAGGTTTTGACAGTTGACAGGTTACACCATAGCATAGCAATCACAAAACCGATGTGGATCTACAAagttaaagtaaatatttgatcTTACATTTAGCGTCTTTCCTTCTCGCCTTCAGGAGGAAGTCCTTGATGTCCTTGATTTCGCGCGGCTGCAACACAAACACTCGTCAGATCGCCGCTCGCACACGAACACAACAAGTGCAATAGGGTCAATACAAAGCTACAAATTTACACACTGAAACCCCGTTTTGAAAATGATGCACACACTAGGAGACACTAATAAATAGACGAAAATAACCAATATTTACCATGATGAAGTTGATCCGATGTTGACAAGTACCTGTAAGGAAATATACGTGTGGTCAGAAAA
Protein-coding regions in this window:
- the RpL38 gene encoding ribosomal protein L38 → MPREIKDIKDFLLKARRKDAKLVKIKKNPENVKFKVRCTRFLYTLVITDKEKAEKLKQSLPPGLQVKEVK